One Cryptococcus tetragattii IND107 chromosome 10, whole genome shotgun sequence DNA segment encodes these proteins:
- a CDS encoding nucleolar GTP-binding protein 2 codes for MGKGKNHDRKANPGFGRVKSKSGTSSGEFTLKRVKGENFYRDAKSAARVKMLNGGKAVRDRDGKIVEAAAFQKGEKEAEPGRVKPDRRWFGNTRVISQSALDHFRTALKEQKADPYSVLLKRNKLPMGLLQDDTKDSGGRPHIVETEPFGDTFGPKAQRKRPRLDIGSIEELGESSAAAAAAAEAATAESQANGTADLADVYHPTTSTAREPIYAKGTSRRIWGELYKVLDSSDVVIHVLDARDPLGTRCKPVVEYLRKEKAHKHLVYVLNKVDLVPTWVTARWVKHLSLSAPTIAFHASINNSFGKGSLIQLLRQFSVLHSDKKQISVGFIGYPNTGKSSIINTLKKKKVCTVAPIPGETKVWQYITLMRRIYLIDCPGIVPVSAKDSDTDTVLKGVVRVENLATPAEHIPALLERVRPEYLERTYGLEHVDGGWHGEQGATVILTAIAKKSGKLLKGGEPDQEAAAKMVLNDWIRGKVPFFVAPPVKSELESQPGAPAATATAVEAEKKKTEAEEQELAEERETMEMLEEQERSLGMVLGIKRVKGVEQPISKIVTMTKFIGDDARRYVEEEVVDEDKEMAEEEEEEEDEEVEEDEEDEEEELAWEDVFPEEADAVDGGEEEESDEETDNEDVDEEEAVPSAKQLGKRKAIDSDEEETATKSKRMTTSKQKATNFYTHANVKNRNRDRKVPKNPGKRSRGDDETTGKKAKKRR; via the exons AtgggcaagggaaagaacCATGACCGCAAGGCAAACCCTGGCTTCGGCAGGGTCAAGTCAAAGTCTGGCACATCCTCCGGCGAGTTTACTCTCAAGCGTGTAAAAG GCGAAAACTTTTACCGTGATGCCAAATCTGCTGCGCGTGTCAAGATGCTCAACGGCGGCAAGGCCGTTAGGGACCGCGACGGTAAGATTGTCGAGGCCGCTGCCTTTCAAaagggcgagaaggaggcaGAGCCTGGAAGAGTCAAGCCTGATAGGCGATGGTTCG GCAACACACGAGTCATCTCGCAGTCTGCGCTTGACCACTTTAGGACTGCTTTGAAGGAGCAAAAAGCGGACCCTTACTCTGTCTTGCTCAAGAGAAACAAGCTGCCTATGGGTTTGTTGCAAGACGATACCAAGGACAGTGGTGGC CGGCCTCACATTGTTGAAACCGAGCCGTTTGGCGATACTTTTGGTCCCAAAGCTCAGCGAAAACGACCTAGGCTTGATATCGGTAGCATTGAAGAACTCGGCGagtcttctgctgctgctgccgctgccgccgAGGCTGCCACTGCTGAATCCC AGGCGAATGGGACCGCCGATTTGGCAGACGTCTACCACCCCACCACCTCGACTGCGCGTGAGCCCATCTATGCCAAGGGTACATCCCGACGTATCTGGGGTGAGCTCTATAAAGTTCTCGATTCGTCCGATGTCGTTATCCATGTCTTGGATGCAAGAGATCCGCTGGGTACGAGGTGTAAGCCCGTCGTCGAGTACTTgcgaaaggaaaaagcGCATAAGCATCTTGTTTATGTCCTCAACAAGGTTGATCTTGTTCCCACTTGGGTTACC GCTCGATGGGTCAAGcacctttccctttccgcACCCACCATCGCCTTCCATGCCTCTATCAACAATTCATTCGGTAAAGGATCCCtcatccagctcctccGTCAATTCTCTGTGCTGCACTCTGACAAGAAACAAATCTCTGTCGGATTCATCGGCTACCCGAACACTGGTAAATccagcatcatcaacacactcaaaaagaaaaaagtaTGCACCGTCGCGCCTATCCCCGGTGAAACCAAAGTATGGCAGTACATCACGCTCATGCGCCGGATCTACCTCATTGACTGTCCCGGTATCGTGCCCGTCTCCGCCAAGGATTCCGACACGGACACGGTCCTGAAAGGTGTCGTGCGTGTGGAGAACCTCGCGACGCCCGCAGAACATATCCCCGCGCTGCTCGAGCGCGTCAGGCCAGAGTACCTCGAGCGGACGTATGGCCTCGAACACGTCGACGGCGGATGGCACGGCGAACAGGGGGCGACCGTCATCTTGACGGCGAttgcgaagaagagtgggaaATTGTTAAAAGGTGGAGAACCGGATCAGGAGGCAGCGGCGAAGATGGTGTTGAATGATTGGATAAGGGGCAAGGTTCCATTCTTTGTGGCTCCACCTGTGAAATCCGAGTTGGAGTCTCAGCCCGGTGCACCGGCGGCGACGGCGACGGCGGTcgaggctgagaagaagaagaccgaggcggaagaacaagagttggcagaggagagggaaacaATGGAAATGctggaagaacaggaacGATCGTTGGGCATGGTTTTGGGGATCAAGCGCGTAAAGGGTGTAGAGCAGCCGATTAGTAAGATTGTCACCATGACCAAGTTTATTGGTGATGATGCCAGGAGGTatgtcgaggaagaggttgtcgatgaggacaaggaaatggccgaggaggaggaggaggaagaggacgaggaggtcgaggaggacgaggaggacgaggaagaagagttggctTGGGAGGATGTTTTCCctgaagaagctgatgcCGTCGAtggtggtgaagaggaagagagcgatgaagagacggataatgaagatgtcgatgaggaagaggcagtACCCTCGGCCAAGCAGCTCGGCAAGAGAAAAG CTATCGACtctgacgaggaagaaacaGCGACCAAGTCGAAGCGTATGACCACCAGCAAACAAAAAGCCACCAATTTCTATACCCACGCT AATGTCAAGAACAGAAATAGGGATAGAAAGGTGCCGAAAAACCCTGGGAAGCGGTCAAGAGGCGACGACGAAACTACAGGgaaaaaggcgaagaagagacggtAG